In Schizosaccharomyces osmophilus chromosome 2, complete sequence, the following proteins share a genomic window:
- the tos4 gene encoding chromatin binding FHA domain protein Tos4, which yields MASVTENEFSLPSPISSSPSPFHKKSWMSKHPNGSLNVGKPPLGQFVLTPEPSSNTFYQPSSPISAVKREPLTPMSYVKMNVSRVIKIGRSTQQCDHVLSIADKAISRVHAVVICTLDRMIVECVGWNGMILTDSLRKAVYHMKKNDRVVLFRPGLDSCPILDVFGYRMLLGWPEDPFDTEGENSEYDDAANENEAPMSPSTRGHLPLLPSSPPQEIGADPELFAAQALTKARFKDIANTSTEENEPARKQRVLERLIEVGMEEDKKANVHAAEEIDMSMMNESTAKMEENDSYLKPNLSTESYSCDPNHEQQDIQVYQDEEGSNGEFYNNVVPTPEEPIVVRHDSMDESAEGLANRKHLKNLIANREMEENQEPPTAILPSSPYNDDENANTMTPNSYNEVKADPTTCLQENGYANEPSENYVESSKENSAPESLLMGLILDELVFSTTSTTALTVLAHLFPSGMPLAAVQDHLRELAKQYSYLKEVRRFGTDANGDPLWSQWYYNPEEDDDEERRQRYAPIMRPVRSSRRVHKQYFWKKPRTRVRSSNHSSRKRRLA from the exons ATGGCTTCAGTAACAGAGAATGAGTTCTCACTTCCTTCACCCATTTCCTCGTCTCCCAGTCCTTTTCATAAGAAAAGCTGGATGTCAAAACATCCTAATGGCTCTCTTAACGTAGGGAAGCCTCCCTTAG GCCAATTCGTTTTGACTCCAGAGCCTTCCAGCAACACCTTTTATCAACCATCGTCACCCATTTCCGCCGTGAAACGGGAACCTTTAACGCCCATGTCGTATGTGAAGATGAATGTGTCTCGTGTCATCAAGATTGGACGCTCAACACAACAATGTGATCATGTCCTTTCCATCGCTGACAAGGCTATTTCACGCGTCCATGCAGTCGTTATATGCACACTTGACCGTATGATCGTTGAGTGTGTAGGTTGGAACGGTATGATTCTTACTGACTCCTTACGCAAAGCCGTCTACcacatgaaaaaaaatgaccGTGTCGTTTTGTTCCGTCCAGGACTTGACAGTTGTCCTATACTAGATGTTTTTGGGTATCGAATGCTACTTGGCTGGCCCGAAGATCCTTTCGATACCGAAGGAGAAAACTCAGAGTATGATGATGCcgcaaatgaaaatgaagcaCCGATGTCTCCATCAACTCGCGGACACCTTCCTTTGCTACCTTCTTCTCCTCCTCAAGAAATCGGAGCTGATCCTGAACTTTTTGCTGCCCAGGCATTGACAAAAGCAAGATTTAAGGATATCGCAAACACATCTACCGAAGAAAACGAGCCAGCTAGAAAACAACGTGTACTTGAAAGACTTATTGAGGTtggaatggaagaagacaaaaaagCCAATGTACATGCCGCTGAGGAAATTGACATGTCTATGATGAATGAATCAACAGCTAAAATGGAAGAGAATGATTCCTATCTTAAGCCTAATCTCAGCACTGAATCCTATAGCTGTGATCCAAACCATGAACAACAAGACATCCAAGTATATcaagatgaagaaggaagtaACGGCGAATTTTACAATAACGTAGTGCCAACGCCGGAGGAGCCCATCGTCGTTCGCCATGATAGCATGGACGAAAGTGCTGAAGGTTTAGCGAACAGAAAACACCTAAAGAACCTAATTGCGAACCGGGAAATGGAAGAGAATCAAGAACCTCCTACTGCCATATTACCCTCTTCACCGTAcaatgatgatgaaaatgcaaataCCATGACCCCTAACTCATATAACGAAGTAAAAGCTGATCCTACCACCTGtttacaagaaaatggCTACGCTAATGAGCCTTCTGAAAATTATGTTGAGTCATCAAAGGAAAATTCAGCTCCCGAAAGTCTACTAATGGGACTCATTTTGGAtgaattggttttttctaCAACTTCTACGACGGCGTTGACCGTGTTAGCTCACTTGTTCCCAAGCGGTATGCCTTTGGCTGCCGTTCAGGACCACTTACGCGAGCTTGCTAAGCAATATTCATACCTAAAGGAGGTTCGACGATTTGGAACGGATGCCAATGGCGATCCTCTTTGGAGTCAATGGTATTATAACCCGGAAGAAGATGACGATGAAGAACGTCGCCAGCGTTATGCACCAATTATGCGTCCTGTGCGTTCTTCGCGCCGAGTCCATAAGCaatatttttggaaaaagccTCGTACTCGTGTACGTTCATCGAATCACTCCTCTAGAAAACGCCGTTTGGCATAA
- the pss1 gene encoding heat shock protein Pss1, translating to MSSRTNVVGIDFGNSKTVIAVARNRAIDVIVNEVSNRSTPSLVSYGERCRFLGEGAKSQEASNFKNTVGSLKRLAGRTLDDPEIQQIESAFVSAPLAEVDGFVGAKVRYLNEENAFSNIQLIAAYFTKVKAIAEAELIGSVSDVVISIPAWFTDIQRRAILEAANLAGLNPLRLMNDNAAAALTYGITKTDLPEPEDPRKVAIVDLGHSNYSVSIIEFSRGQFHIKSTVCDRNLGSRNMDKALIDHFAAEFKQKYQMDVLSNSKATFRLAAAVERLKKVLSANASAHINVEMIMNDIDASSFIKRDQFEELIQPLLERLTKPLQEALDQAGIKKEELYSVEMVGGCTRVPSVKETVSNFFGKTLSFTLNQDEAVARGCALSCAILSPVFRVRDFNVHDITPYPVTFSWEPIPENPEEDTNLEVFSRNNPIPSTKILTFYRKAPFTLDAFYSHKELLPGNIRPNIARYLINDVKPNAQGDLSIVKIKARLDLHGILVVEQAYIVEEQEVEEPVETPPKEGEEEKDEPVKMRKVKKLVKTADLSVSVEEERLPEKVLQKYSEMEHQMIANDKLVSETVDRKNALEEYIYDTRSKLDEIYAPFTNEEESSKFKELLGASEDWLYEEGEDTTKAIYTAKLEDLMRIGGPIRQRYLDSEEEKRQKVQAERDATAKAAAEKTKKQEDVPSGKFEAGTGGRAPPPPPAEPVAEGNGEGENQNEQMEIDEQKQ from the coding sequence ATGTCTTCCAGGACGAACGTTGTCGGTATCGATTTTGGTAACAGCAAGACTGTTATTGCTGTTGCTCGTAATCGTGCTATCGATGTCATTGTAAACGAAGTTTCCAATCGTTCTACTCCTTCTTTGGTCTCTTACGGTGAACGCTGCCGTTTCTTGGGTGAAGGTGCCAAGTCTCAAGAGGCTTCCAACTTTAAGAACACTGTTGGAAGTTTGAAGCGTTTGGCTGGCCGCACCCTCGATGACCCCGAGATCCAACAGATCGAGTCTGCCTTCGTTTCCGCTCCTCTTGCCGAGGTTGATGGTTTCGTTGGTGCTAAAGTACGTTACCTCAACGAAGAAAATGCATTCTCCAACATTCAACTCATTGCTGCCTACTTTACCAAGGTTAAGGCTATTGCTGAAGCTGAGTTGATTGGCTCCGTTAGCGATGTCGTTATTTCTATCCCTGCTTGGTTCACTGACATTCAACGTCGTGCCATCTTGGAAGCCGCCAACCTTGCCGGTCTCAACCCTTTGCGTTTGATGAATGACAACGCTGCTGCTGCTTTGACCTATGGTATTACCAAGACCGACTTGCCTGAACCTGAAGATCCTCGTAAGGTTGCCATTGTTGACCTTGGTCACTCCAACTACTCCGTTTCTATTATCGAGTTCAGCCGTGGCCAATTCCACATTAAGTCCACCGTTTGTGACCGTAACCTTGGTAGCCGTAACATGGACAAGGCTCTCATTGACCACTTTGCTGCTGaattcaaacaaaaataccAGATGGATGTTCTTTCTAACTCTAAGGCCACCTTCCGCTTGGCCGCTGCTGTCGAGCGTCTCAAGAAGGTTCTTTCCGCTAATGCTTCTGCTCACATTAACGTCGAAATGATCATGAACGACATTGATGCTAGCTCTTTCATAAAGAGAGACCAATTTGAAGAACTCATTCAACCCCTTTTGGAGCGTCTTACTAAGCCCCTTCAAGAAGCCCTCGACCAAGCCGGTATCAAGAAAGAGGAACTTTACAGCGTTGAAATGGTCGGTGGCTGCACTCGTGTTCCCAGCGTTAAGGAAACCGTTTCCAACTTCTTTGGTAAGACCCTTTCTTTCACCTTGAACCAAGATGAAGCCGTTGCCCGTGGTTGTGCTCTCTCTTGTGCTATTTTGTCTCCTGTTTTCCGTGTTCGTGACTTTAACGTTCATGATATTACCCCATATCCCGTCACCTTCAGCTGGGAGCCTATCCCCGAAAACCCTGAAGAAGACACTAACTTGGAAGTTTTCTCTCGTAACAACCCCATTCCCTCTACCAAGATCTTGACCTTCTACCGTAAAGCTCCCTTCACCCTTGATGCTTTCTATTCTCACAAGGAGCTTTTGCCTGGTAACATCCGCCCCAACATTGCTCGTTATTTGATCAATGATGTTAAGCCTAACGCTCAAGGTGATTTGAGCATTGTCAAGATCAAGGCTCGTCTTGATTTACACGGTATTTTGGTTGTTGAGCAAGCTTACATTGTCGAAGAGCAAGAAGTTGAAGAGCCTGTCGAGACTCCTCCCAAGGAaggtgaagaagaaaaggatgagCCCGTCAAGATGCGCAAGGTTAAGAAGTTGGTCAAGACCGCTGATCTCAGCGTTTCTGTTGAGGAAGAGCGTCTTCCTGAAAAGGTTTTGCAGAAGTACTCTGAAATGGAGCATCAAATGATTGCCAATGATAAACTTGTTTCTGAGACCGTTGATCGCAAGAACGCCTTAGAAGAATATATCTACGACACTCGTTCGAAGCTTGATGAGATTTATGCTCCCTTTACTAATGAGGAGGAAAGCTccaaattcaaagaattgcttGGCGCCTCCGAAGACTGGTTGTACGAAGAAGGTGAAGATACCACCAAGGCCATCTATACCGCTAAGCTTGAGGATCTCATGCGTATTGGAGGTCCTATCCGTCAGCGTTACTTAGACTCTGAGGAAGAGAAGCGTCAAAAGGTTCAAGCTGAGCGTGATGCCACTGCCAAAGCCGCTGctgaaaagacaaagaagcAAGAAGATGTGCCCTCTGGTAAATTTGAAGCTGGTACTGGTGGTCGTgctcctcctcctcctcctgCTGAGCCTGTTGCCGAAGGAAACGGTGAGGGAGAAAATCAGAATGAACAAATGGAAATCGATGAGCAgaagcaataa
- the cdc42 gene encoding Rho family GTPase Cdc42 encodes MPTIKCVVVGDGAVGKTCLLISYTTNKFPSDYVPTVFDNYAVTVMIGDEPYTLGLFDTAGQEDYDRLRPLSYPQTDVFLVCFSVTSPASFENVKEKWFPEVHHHCPGVPCLIVGTQIDLRDDPSVQQKLARQHKHTLTHEQGERLARELGAVKYVECSALTQRGLKNVFDEAIVAALDPPVPHKKKTKCLIM; translated from the exons ATGCCAACTATTAAGTGCGTTGTTGTCGGTGACGGTGCTGTTGGTAAG ACCTGCTTGCTGATTTCTTACACGACAAACAAATTCCCAAGTGACTATGTTCCTACAGTCTTTGATAAT TATGCTGTTACTGTCATGATTGGCGATGAACCTTATACTCTTGGCTTATTTGATACAGCTGGTCAAGAGGATTACGATCGCTTGCGTCCTTTGTCGTATCCTCAAACTGAtgttttcttggtttgCTTTAGTGTCACATCTCCTGCCAGTTTTGAAAACGTCAAAGAAAAGTGGTTTCCCGAAGTACATCATCATTGCCCCGGTGTTCCCTGCTTGATTGTCGGTACTCAAATTGATTTGCGTGATGACCCATCTGTCCAGCAAAAGTTGGCTCGTCAACATAAACACACACTCACTCATGAGCAAGGTGAGCGTTTGGCTCGTGAATTAGGTGCTGTTAAATACGTTGAATGCTCTGCTTTAACACAAAGAGGGTTGAAAAACGTGTTTGATGAAGCTATTGTGGCAGCTCTAGATCCTCCTGTTCCtcacaagaaaaaaacgaaatgcCTTATTATGTAA